DNA from Candidatus Poribacteria bacterium:
GTGCGTCGTAGAGTGGCGGTGAATCTTCCGGTGTAGATGACAGACTTGCTTGCACATCGCTTTGAACGCCATCGCGTAATTTTTCCTCCGGCATTAGAGACGAACCACTACCACCACGCATCTGTAGTGCTGCTTCTCGTTCAGCACCGGTTAGTTTCCCGTCCTTATCCTTATCAAACTGCTCAACCAGTTTTTCCGGTGGTTGGGGTCCGCGTCGTCCACCACCAAAGCCCGGCATCCCGCCGGGTCCCCCGAAGCCTCTATCCGGGACGGCACTTTGTCGCATCTTCTCAATCTCTTCACGACTGAGTTTATCACCGGTGAATGCCTCTAAGCCTGTGACTCGAAGCATGAGTTCGTCTTCTTCATTGCTCAGTTTACCATCTCCATTGAGGTCGAACCGCTTCTGTTCATCCGAGAGTTTTGGCGATTCCTGATTGTTTTGGGCATCCGCATAGGTTACCCAACCCATAATTATTAGCACGATGAGTGTTATAGATTTAAGTTGTTTCATTGTGTTCTCCTTTCAGTTTTAGACCTATCTAATCTATAGAGGTTCGCATTTTCTCTGATTAGCTTCATTCTTTATCCATTTTTACCTCTGTAACATTTTCAATTCCTGAGAGTTCGTTAAAAAAAGTAAGCCATTCCTGTGGATTTGCCAATTTAATTCGGAAGGTTAGTTCAACCAATTGGGACTTTTTAATCCGCTTGTCGATTAAGCGTTCATAGACGAGGTATTTATCAAAAAGCGGACGATAAACGGTTTCAAAATTCTGGTCGGGCGGCAGACAGAACTCTAAACTGAATTCGTTATCGCTGTTAAAGCGTTGATGCCAGTAGTATATGGCAAGGATGATGATACCGATAAGGAATGTCGCCAGAATCGCGACAGATGGATTTCCGGCACCGACCGCCATGCCAACCGCTAACGCGTAAAAAACAAAGCCGATGTCACGCGGGTCTTGGATAGCAGTACGGAACCGAATAATGGACAGTGCCCCTACTAAACTAAACGCCCGTGCGATACTGTCTCCGATAATCACCATCACCACAGAAATCAGCATACACAGGATGATGAGGGTGTCGGTAAAGGATTTTTGTGGGACTTTAGTGTGGGTCCACTGATAGATGTTAACAATAAAAACGCTGAGCGCGAAAGAAAGTATCAGTCTAAGAGCATCAGCACCAAGTGTTACAAGCGGTGGTAGGGTTAAAAAGTCGAGTAATGTATCCATTCCTATTTGCCAATTAGAGATTTGTAGATGTAGTTTATCATAATTAGACAAGTTTGTGTATAAATTATTGAAAAATTGTGTTACGAGAATAGAATAGGACAGATTTGGTTGAACTGTAAGGGCGGATTACCTGATGGTTCCGCCCGTTTTGCGGTAAAGAAATTCTGGGTAGTGCCTATTCAGATGTGGTTTTCGTTTCTGTTCCGTAGAGGGCTATGCGATCAATCATACCTGTTGACGATCCTAACACAACGCGGATGGCATCTGTAGAAAGAGGTGCTTGGATAATATAAGGTGATTTCCGAATCGGTGTTTTGATTGCCTTAACAATCCGCCAGTTATCTTCGCCCATCCGAGCATAAACGGTCATATTTCTCAAGGGTTCAATCGGATCGAAGTGGATTTCGATTCGACTGATGGAACGTCTTTCTGGAAGTATCCACTTCTGAATCGAGCCAGTGCCGCTTTCGGACATCTCATAAGCCTCTGTCATACCGCCATCGACGCGAACTGTGTTTTGCGCTGCCATGGAAAGACAACCGAGCAGCACGAACGGAAGTAACGCAAATACGAAGAGGCTATAGATGGAATTTTGGGGTGAAATCATAATTTGTTCCTCCTATTGTGATAGACGGATTTTGATAGTGTTGTGCCTATTTTATGTTTCTGCTTCCTGACGAATTAGGATGCCAACGAATATCCCTGAAAAAGCCAGAATTGCAAGCGCGTAAGGTGCTGCTTCAGCGAACATCGCTTCTGTCGTGTAACTCCAGACGTTAAGCGCGAGCGTTTCATATCCAGCCGGTGATAAGAGAAAGGTAAGCGGCAGCTCCTTCATCGTCGCAAGGAAAACGAGCGCAGTGGCGGTAAGCATGCCGCGCATGAGAGTTGGAAGAAGTGCTCTGAAAAATGCCTGTATCGGTGAATACCCAAGTGAGCGAGCTGCCTCCTCCAAGTGTGGGGATGCTTGATAAAGTGAACTCCGCACCGGTCCAATCGCTTCTGCAAGGAAGTGTAGCGTACACGCATAGATGAGCACAGGCAATGTTTTGTAGATAAAAGACATCGTGTTTAAAACGAAAAAAATGAGCGACAGTGCAAAAGCGAGTGGCGGTATAGCATAAACGATATAGGCGACGCGTGCTAACATGTTTGACAGACGAGATGGGTATCGGACCCCTACATAGGCAAACGGGACTGCTAGGAACGCACACAGGATCCCTGCGGGTATTGCGATCGAAAGTGAGCCGATAAGGGAATTCGCAAGTCCTTCTAACGCTGTACGATCGAATCCTTTAAACATCCATAGAAGGATAGCACCGGTTGGGACCACTACAGTCAGGAATGTGAGCACACCGAGATATAAGTAAGCAGGAACACGCCACCCACCGAGTGGAATCTGGGACAACTGACGGGAAACGCCGCTCCCTGCGCGATGAAGGACCACTCGGTTTAACAATTTTGCTTCAAGGTAAAGCAGGCATGCGGTAAATGCAAGGAGCATCAGCGCAAGCCACGCCGCGTAAATGTGTTCAAAAGAGAGTGTATACTCTATATAGAGTGCGTAGCTAAAGGTCTCATAGCGCATCAGCGACACAACACCAAAGTCGCCGATGACGTGTAAACTGATGAGCAGCCCGCTGGCGTAAAGCGCGGGACGCAGCTGCGGAAGAATGACGCGAAAGAAAACCTCGCGGTACCGATAGCCGAGACTTCGGGCGGACTCCTCAAGGCTTGGATCTAATCCCAGTAGAGCGGTGCGCAAGTTTAGAAAGAGATAAGGGCTTGTGTAGGCACTCAGTGCGAGAAGTGCCCCCGAGTAACCGCTGAGGCGCGGGATGCTCGTGCCGAAGAGTTGGGCGACGATTCCTGTGTTTCCTCCGAGTGCCAAGAGCGCGTAAGCCATCACGTAGCCTGGGATCGCGAGTGGCAAGGCGTACAGCACCGTGAAGAAACGTTTTCCCCGCAAGTTCACTCTGGTTGTTAACCATGCGGCAGGGGTTACCAAAAGGATGTCTAATCCAAGAACGCCACCGGTCAGTAGGAGTGTGTTAAAGAAAAGTTTCGCGTTTCGCCAGCGGAAAACAATTTGCCCAAGCGCGGTACCTTCCGCAGAAAGTGCTTTGACGAGCAGATAAGCCAACGGGATAAGCCCACCAATGCCTACAGCAACTGCGAGGATAAGGAAATAGCGGTGTACGCTTACTGATTTTAGTTTTGGCATCCCATTCTGTCGTCTTAACTGCCTGACCGGAAGATGCGACTTCTATAAAATCTCGGCACGCCGCAACAGCTCAACTGTTCCATCAAGATCGTCTATATCGTTGAGGTTAAATGTTGGAGCCAATTGAAGCAGTTCGGAAAGGGGCAGCAGATCCACGTGTGGTGTCACACCCTCAATGGTGGGGTATTCAAAAACGTCACTGGTGAAATATTGCTGTGCTTTGGCGGATAACAAGAATTCTACAAACTTCAGGGCTGCTTCTTTATTCTTGCTGCTCTTTAACACGCCGACACCGGCAATATTAACAAGATTTCCTGGATCGCTTGCCTTAAAGAAGGTTTGCGCTACAGGAAAGTTGGCATCCTTGCTTTTGAAGCGGAGAAGATAGTAGTGATTCGGCAGCCCGACATCTATTTCGCCTGCAGCGAGTGCCTCTATGATGGGTGTGTTCTTCGCATATTTTTTCGCGCCGTTCGCCTTCATGTCGCGTAGCCATTTCTCTGTGCGTTCTTCACCGACTTGCACGCGTAGGAAGGTAACAAATGCTTGGAAGGAGGCGTTCGTTGGTGCCCAGCCAACTCTGCCTTTCCACATGGGTTTCGTTAAATCGAAAATGCTTTGCGGAAGTTCTTTCATTTTAACGCGTTCTGGTGCATAAGCAAGGACGCGCGCTCTACCACTTGTTGCTACCCAGAAACTCTCGGCATCTCTGAAGCCTGAAGGTACTTTTGTGAGTATAGTTTCGGGGAGTTTTTCAAACATCGCCTTTTTACTCACCGCACCGAGCGCACCAGCGTCCTGTGCCCAAAAGAGCGCGGCGGGGCTTTTGTCGCCTTCTGTTATGAGTGCAGCGGCGAGTTGCGTTGTGTTGCCATAACTTACCTCTACTTGAATACCGCTTTTTTCTTCAAACTGCTTGATGATTGGTTCAACGAGACTCTTACTTCGTCCAGAATAGATAGTCAATGTCTCAGCGTAGACTGTTCCGACAAGGGTGAATAAGAGCAAAATTAGCGAACAGGAATTGAACAAGTTGAATCGATTGTTAAAAAACATAATGTTTCCTTTGTGTAGTTAATAGACTGTACATCAGAATCCGAACTGATGTAAGTTTTGTCTGATTTGATACAAAAAAGTTCGGAATTGTTGGATAGAAGCGTCAACGCTTCGGTATGACCCGCCAGCGTGTGTTCATACCCGCTGTAATATGATCGGCAACATGGCAGTGATAGAGCCAATTGCCGGGTGTCTTCGCCGTCATGTCAACCGTAACCATCGTGCCGGGTAGTAACTCTACAACGTCAGTGCGTTTCCCCGCGTTTAGCACTGTCTGACCGTGCCAGTGTGCGGTGTGCATATCAACTTCAGTGCCTAATCCGATAAGATACCAGCGTACCCGGTCATGCTGCTCGACTTCCAGCCCTTGTAAGTTGCCGAAAATGAAACCGTTAATGGCATGCTTGAGATTCCCTTCTTCTGCTTCTTCGGGTGAGTCATAAGCCTCAGTCTGACCACTTTTGACAATTTCTCGGTCATTCTCGTTAAAGATAAGGAACAGGGTTGTAAATGCTTTATCGATATCTTTCGGACGCGGGTCCTCGGGTGAGCGTTCCATCCCTTTTTTGGTGACAACAACAGTTCCAATTAAACCGTCATAAACCTCTGTGACAGCATCGACGTGCGAATGGTAAAGCCAGACAATAGACGATGGATCGTTCGGACCGGGGGCAGCGTCTCTGTCTGCTTCCCAGTGGTAGGTGAACATGCTTCCCGGTTTCACTGCTGCACCGGAGCCTTTCATATCTGCACCTTCGTTTTCTTCATCGTATTGTAGTCCATGTACATGGATACTCAGTGGCTTATCGGCGCGATTGAGAAAATGCACCCGTACGCTATCGCCTTCAACAACGTGGAGTTGCGGTCCGAGAATACCCATCCATACCGGTTGTTCGACTTTTGTTGTGTAGGTGCTATCGGTATATTGAATATAGCGGTATTTTTTATACACGAGTGCTTTGCCCCAAACGTCCAATCCCATATTTGGTCTGATAAGATTTTGTCCGCTCGGTGCATAGTTCCATTCAACTTTCTCGGCGGCGATCCAATATTCTCGCGTTGCAGCTTCAGTGAAACCGGTAAAGAGAGACAGCATCACACCGATAAAAAAGAGAAGTATATGGTATGTAAATTGTGGATTTCTTGTATTGGAGAGAACACGTAATCTATGCTTGCGCGCTGTTAAGACTATATTCGTGATATTGAGACTCATTTTCAAAAGATACGACTTTAAAGCAGATCTCATAAAATGCTAAACCTCAGCCGATTAAATTTGCATTCAATTATACCACCAAAAATAGAAGGTGTCAAAAAAATCTTGGGTCATGTAAGTTAAACACTGGTTCACGTCCTCAGTCTAAACGAGTTTGTTCTCAATCAAGTTGTGGGTCAAGGGCATCTCGGAGTGCATCACCGAGAAGATTAAAGCCTAAAACGATAAGGAAAATAGCAATGCCGGGGGCAGTGACAGCCAAAGGTGCTCTGCGGATAAACTTTCGGTTTTCGTTGAGCATCGCACCCCATTCTGGTTCGCCAATCTCCGCACCAAGTCCTAAAAAACTCAGTCCTGCAGCGTCTAAGATGGCTGCGCCAATACCTAAAGTTGCCTGAACAATCAGAGGGGCGAGGCAGTTCGGGAGGACGGTGGTCAGAAGAATCCGATTATCGCTCGCACCGATTACCTTCGCAGCGACGACATAGTCTAATTCACGGACTTTAAGAACTGCAGCGCGCAAAATTCGGGCGTATTGTGGGATATAAACAATTGAGACAGCGATAATCGCGTTGGTGAGACTCTGCCCTAAAATTGTGACAATGACCATGGCGAGGAGGATGCTCGGCATTGCAAGCATCATATCCATCACGCGCATAATCAGGTTGTCGATTCTTCCGCCATAATAGCCAGCGATTGCACCGAAGAGCATCCCAAACCCAACAGAGAAAGTCATTGCGACGAATCCAACCTTCAAGGATATACGGGTCCCATAGACAATCCTGCTGAAAATGTCGCGCCCAACGCCATCAGTGCCCAGGTAGTTCACATCTGACCAACCTTTGAGGCGTTCAACGACGTTTGCGTGCCTTGGATCGTGTGTTGCAATGAGCGGAGCAAAAATGGCGACAGCAATGAAGAACAATATGATGGAAGCACCAATCATGGCGGAACGGTGTCTTAAGAGTTTGCGGAGGACGAGATGTTGGTTGGTATTTGTTATTGGGGTATTCATCTGGCTTCGTCTCCGATACGGATGCGTGGATCAAAATAGGCGTACAACATGTCTACGATAAGATTGACGAACATAAAGACCGTTGCGACGAAAAGCACGCCACCTTGCACGGCGCGGACATCGCGCGCCTCAACGGCGGCGCGTAACCATGAACCGAGTCCGGGCCAGGAAAAAATATGTTCAGTTAGGATCGCTCCACCCAGCAGATAACCGAATTCTAAGCCGATGATTGTCAAGACAGGCACCATACTGTTTTTCATTGCATGTTTGCCGATGACTTTCCACCGCGACAAACCTTTCGCATACGCCGTCATAATATACGGTTGATTGAGCACTTCGAGGAGACTGGAGCGGGTCATCCGAGCGATGATTGCTAACGGGATGGTCCCCAATGTTACCGCTGGAAGAATGAGATGCGCGATGGCATTTCGGAAGGCAGCGAAATTCCCCATAAGAAGCGTGTCAATAAGGTAGAAACCGGTACGCGATTGGATGTCTAAATCCAATATTACATCTAATCGTCCTGTGCTTGGTAGTATCGGAAAGAAATAAGAGAAAAGCAGAATAAGCATCAAGCCTAACCAGAAGATTGGCATAGAGATACCAGCGAGAGATATGGACATTGAGAAATAGTCCAAAAATCTTCCGCGGGAGATCGCCGCAATAACGCCTGCTCCGATACCGAATACGATGGAAAATGCCATTGCAGCGAGGGTTAGTTCAGCCGTTGCCGGGAAATAGCGTTTGATTTCTTCAATGACGGGTTGTTTTGTTTTGAACGAGCGTCCAAAGTCAAGATGTGCGACATCCCATAGAAATTTGGCGTATTGGTGATATAGGGGTTTATCAAGTCCCATTTCTTCTCGAAGTTCGATGAGTGCTTTTTCGGTCGCGCGTTCTCCCAAAATAGCGACGGCGGCATCGCCGGGGATGAGGTGTACCATCAGGAAAACAAGGAGCGATACCGCCAAAAGGGATAAACCGATCGAAAGAAAGCGTTGGAGGAGATATGAGAGCAAGAGTTGAACCTTCGCTATTTTTTAACGATTCAGTATCTGTATTCTCACTACGAAGCAAACGTCCGCAGCAACTCAGAAGCAATCGTTAAAAAATTAGAAAAATGGGTTGTGTAATTTCTCCTCACCTACGGTAGTGGAGGGTCCGTGCCCCGGAAAGAGTCTAACCGCGTCTGGAAGTGAGAGTAAGTTGTCGCGAACGCTGTCGATTTCATCCTGATAAGAGATGTTGGGACCCCCGACGGAACCAGCGAAAATCGCATCGCCCACAAAGGCTACATCCTGTGCGATAAAACTACATCCACCGCGGGTATGTCCGGGCGTATTGACAACGTTTACCATCAGTTCACCGACAGTGAGGGCATCGCCATGCGCAACCTCATGGAGTCTGTTTTCGCTCCGCGGTTTCGGTTCGTTCCTATGGATGTAAGTTTCGCATCCGGTAGCGGTTTGAAGTTTCGGTAACCCGTCGGTATGGTCGCTGTGCGCGTGCGTCAGGAGGATCGCAGCGGGATTTACATTGTGAGCATCCAGTTGTTCCAAGACGAGATCTGGATGCGCCGCGGTGTCGATAATTGCAGCATCGTTGGTTGTTTTGCAAATCAAGAGATATGCATTGACGGGCCATCCGCCGACGGGTGCGCTGATTGTGATAACCTCAAGATTTGCGTCGCTACGCTGCGGTGGTGGTTCAGGTTCCCACTGTTCTGTCGCGATGTCAAGCAGTTTGGTACCGTCCAAATTCAGTACTTCTGCGAGACGAAAGACTTGCGTTTCGGTAGGTTTTAAGGTATACTGTTCCATACGCGCAAGTTCTGCCTCTCTGATACCAGCAGCACTTGCAGCTTGACTTTGAGACAGGTCTTGTCCGCGTCGGGCTTTGCCAATGATGTCACCAAATTCATCTTCGAGTGCATAAGCCATGGTGGTGTTCTCCTTAACTTTTTAGTTTGAGGAACATTATAGCAAAAGAATCAGCATAATGCAATTGAAAAGAGTTAGAATCAAAGGAAGGAGAGATTCTGATGGACATTCCAAAAAATGGATATGAACAAGCGGCAATATCCCTCGCCCCGCTGGAAACTGATATGACGTTAGAAGATTTTCTTGAGAGCGATTTAGAGGGATATGAATATATGAAAGGAAAGTTAATACCGATGGCACCACCGACAATGGAGCACGGTGAAATCAGTATGAGCCTTAGTTTGCTGTTAGGTGTTCATATTCGTGAAAATGGGTTGGGGCGTTTGTATCCGGCAGATACCGACTTTAAATTGGGGGACCGACTGGTTAAACCGGATGTCGCGTTTGTTTCTACAGCGAGGTTGCCTGAAAACAGGAACCAGGCATCTCCTATAGCACCAGATCTCGCTGTTGAGGTAGTGTCACCATCCGATGTTTTTCGGCGTGTGATTGAAAAAGCGTTCGCTTATCTTGAAGCTGGTACACAGATAGTCTGGATTGTCGAACCCACTTCACAAACGGTACGAGTGTATCGATCCGAAACACCTATCAGGGTGTTAGGAATTAAGGACACGCTCACGGGTGAAGATGTTGTTGATGGGTTTTCGTGTCAAGTCGCACAACTTTTTGAATAAGGAGATTTTTATGAAGCTTGGTTTAGTTACATATAATATGGCAAAAGATTGGGATGTCCCCACAATCATTGAAAAGTGTGTGGAGACAGGGTTCTCAGGTGTGGAATTGCGGACAACGCATGCTCACGGCGTTGAAGTTGAACTTTCGGCAAACGAAAGGGCAGCAGTAAAACAACAATTCGCTGATTCTCCAATTGAGATTGCCGGTTTAGGTTCCGCGTTTGATTACCATGCCGTGGATCAGGCAGTGGTTCGTCAGAATATAGAAGGGACGAAGGTATATTCTCAGCTCGCAGCGGATGTTGGGGCACCCGGTGTGAAGGTGCGTCCGAATGGACTCCCTGAAGAAGTGCCTGTTGAAAAGACGTTGGAACAGATTGGATTAGCGTTACGCGAGTGTGGTGAATTCGCTGCGGATCTCGGTGTGCAGATTCGGTTGGAAGTACACGGTGGTGGTACCTCTGAACTCCGACATATCCGTACGATTATTGATGTCGCTGATCACGACAACGTCTACGTCTGCTGGAATTCCAATTTCGGTGAGGTAGAAAACGGTTCCATTCAAAAGAACTTTGATCTCGTGAAAGGCAGAATCGGCTTGGTGCATATCACCGAACTGCATCGACGTGAGTATCCGTGGCGTGAGCTTTTTACACTCTTGAGAGATTCAGGGTATTCGGGGTACACCCTTGCGGAAATCGCCGGAAGTTCCGATCCAGAACGCGTAATGAATTTCTATCGGGCATTGTGGGAAGAATTATCACGGTAGAAGGAGACTTCTGATGAATATTCTAAAAACTGACCCGGAACAAGGTGTAATCCCTCCGACCCCGATAGAAACTGATATGACGCTTGAGGAATTCCTTCAAAGCGATTTAGAGGGATATGAATATGTGAAAGGGGAACTCATACCCATGCCACCGACTTCAGGAGAACACGGCGATATTAGTATGAACCTTGTCTTGCCTTTAGGCACGTATGTCCGCGAAAATCAACTGGGCCGTGTCTACACATCGGACACCGGTTTTAAGATTGGCGATAGGTTCCTGATACCAGATGTTGCGTTCGTTTCAGCAGCGCGGCTCCCTGAAAACCGACGCAAGGCGTTCTCAATCCCACCAGATCTGGCTGTTGAAATCGTTTCCCCAACAGACGTTCTGTTCCGTGTCTTTGAAAAAGCTCTCACCTATCCGAGTGCGGGAACCCAACTCGTTTGGGTGATTGAACCTGTGGCAAAAACGGTAACGGTCTATCGCTCAGAGACAGATATCAAAGTGCTTACACGCGAAGATACACTTACGGGTGAAGATATCATCGAAGGATTTTCGTGTAAAATCTCACAACTTTTTGAATGAGGATAGACACCATTGTTCAAATCGCGGTTTCACATTTTATCTATAGGGATACTTCTTTTGAGTGCTATCAGGATCGGCGCAGCACCTGAAACGGTCTGTCTCAGCAATGCTGCATGGACAGTTGACATTGTTCCGCAGTCGCTCGCCGTAGAGACATATCCGGCGGATTCGGAAGTATCCGTGCCGATTTCATGGGGACAAACCGGGTTTAGCAATATAACGGAATTCTCTCAAGAAGACAATACTGTCAGTTGGCGGCTGCCAGAGCACTTTCTTACCGTTCACTTTGAACTGATAGACGATTCGCTATCCGTTGAGTTTATTCAGGATAAAGGGACAAATGACGCATTAAGTTTAACATGGCCCGTTATTGAAGATTTTGAATCTCTCCGTGGATACATTTTACCTTTTTTTGAGGGGAGTTACGTACCGAAAGATGACGTTACATGGCGGGACTTTTTGACCGAACGGGGACCGATAAACACAACCGCAGGTCTCTCAATGCCCTTTTGGGGGTTGCACCTCAATGAGCGAACGCTTACCTATATTTTAACCAATCCGTTCAACAACCAAATCCATTTCCACAAGACATTAACTCCTGGATTAGGCATGCAGGTATCGCATACCTTCACACCAAATTGGGAACAGAAAAGGTATGAGGTGCGTATCACGCTTGATGCAGCATCGCCAGTTGCCCCCGCCAAGCGTTACCGAAAGTGGCTGGAACAGAATGCCGAATTCGTTTCTTTTCATGAAAAGATTCGACAGACGCGTGCCGCGAGGAAGCTACTCGGTGCTGCCCATATCTACTTATGGGGCGGTAAACTTCTTAGCCAGTACGATGTAATGGATTGGAAGACGTTCGCCACAAGACTAAGTGGTGATAGCGGGGTTGCGAGACAGATTTGGACGCAACTGAACACAGAGGCACGAGAAGCAATTCATGAAATCTCGCAGGCGGACTATCCGCCCAAATACAGTTTACGCGTTGTAAGTCGTGCGATAAGTGAGCAACTTGAAAAGCAAAGTTTTTACGAGCCAGCCATTTGGACAGAGATTTCTCCTATGTCGGAAACAAAAGCGTTAATTTCGCAGGATGTATCCACGCTATCACTACCAGAGATTTACCGGCGCAACTGTCTTATACTATATGCAGCGTTTCCCGATATACTGCGACATCCAGACGAATGGGGTGACGGTCTTTCTGTAAAACTGCTGGAACAGTTTGCCGAAAATGGATTGGACAGGCTTTGGCTCGGTGTAGATTCATGGCAGGACGGATTTCGGCATCCGACTGCCGTCGCGAAGGCAAAAGAACTCGGTTATCTGGTTGGGCCGTATGACTCCTACCATAGCATTCACCACCCTAACGAAAAGGATACATGGGAAACCGCACAGTTTGATTTGTCGCTTTATGAGACTGGTGCAATTGTCAATGCAGACGGCACGAAGAATCGAGGATTTAAAAAGAAAGGGTATCATTTAAGTCCGCTCGTCGCGCAGCCTTATGTCGAAAGTCGTGTCAACGATATTGTTGAACAGATGCCATCAGATTTCAATACGTGGTTTATCGACTGTGACGCTTACGGCGAACTTTTCGACGATTATTCACTGGCCCATCCCGCGACGCAGTTGGATGACATGAACGCACGACTCGCTCGTATTGCGTGGATTCGGGATACGCACAACATGGTCGTCGGTTCGGAAGGCGGTGCTGCTTATTCGGCATCCACAATTCACTTTGCCCACGGCATGATGGTTCCCGTTATCGGATGGGGTGATCCAGATATGAAGACGAAAACCTCGCCTTACTATATTGGTGGGTACTGGCCCCCCGAAGGTCCGGCAATTCACCTAAAGCAGGTGCCTCTCAAATCGAACTATCTATATCTCTATTACGATCCGCGTTTTC
Protein-coding regions in this window:
- a CDS encoding DUF4956 domain-containing protein, producing the protein MDTLLDFLTLPPLVTLGADALRLILSFALSVFIVNIYQWTHTKVPQKSFTDTLIILCMLISVVMVIIGDSIARAFSLVGALSIIRFRTAIQDPRDIGFVFYALAVGMAVGAGNPSVAILATFLIGIIILAIYYWHQRFNSDNEFSLEFCLPPDQNFETVYRPLFDKYLVYERLIDKRIKKSQLVELTFRIKLANPQEWLTFFNELSGIENVTEVKMDKE
- a CDS encoding iron ABC transporter permease: MPKLKSVSVHRYFLILAVAVGIGGLIPLAYLLVKALSAEGTALGQIVFRWRNAKLFFNTLLLTGGVLGLDILLVTPAAWLTTRVNLRGKRFFTVLYALPLAIPGYVMAYALLALGGNTGIVAQLFGTSIPRLSGYSGALLALSAYTSPYLFLNLRTALLGLDPSLEESARSLGYRYREVFFRVILPQLRPALYASGLLISLHVIGDFGVVSLMRYETFSYALYIEYTLSFEHIYAAWLALMLLAFTACLLYLEAKLLNRVVLHRAGSGVSRQLSQIPLGGWRVPAYLYLGVLTFLTVVVPTGAILLWMFKGFDRTALEGLANSLIGSLSIAIPAGILCAFLAVPFAYVGVRYPSRLSNMLARVAYIVYAIPPLAFALSLIFFVLNTMSFIYKTLPVLIYACTLHFLAEAIGPVRSSLYQASPHLEEAARSLGYSPIQAFFRALLPTLMRGMLTATALVFLATMKELPLTFLLSPAGYETLALNVWSYTTEAMFAEAAPYALAILAFSGIFVGILIRQEAET
- a CDS encoding iron ABC transporter substrate-binding protein, which translates into the protein MFFNNRFNLFNSCSLILLLFTLVGTVYAETLTIYSGRSKSLVEPIIKQFEEKSGIQVEVSYGNTTQLAAALITEGDKSPAALFWAQDAGALGAVSKKAMFEKLPETILTKVPSGFRDAESFWVATSGRARVLAYAPERVKMKELPQSIFDLTKPMWKGRVGWAPTNASFQAFVTFLRVQVGEERTEKWLRDMKANGAKKYAKNTPIIEALAAGEIDVGLPNHYYLLRFKSKDANFPVAQTFFKASDPGNLVNIAGVGVLKSSKNKEAALKFVEFLLSAKAQQYFTSDVFEYPTIEGVTPHVDLLPLSELLQLAPTFNLNDIDDLDGTVELLRRAEIL
- a CDS encoding multicopper oxidase domain-containing protein, coding for MRSALKSYLLKMSLNITNIVLTARKHRLRVLSNTRNPQFTYHILLFFIGVMLSLFTGFTEAATREYWIAAEKVEWNYAPSGQNLIRPNMGLDVWGKALVYKKYRYIQYTDSTYTTKVEQPVWMGILGPQLHVVEGDSVRVHFLNRADKPLSIHVHGLQYDEENEGADMKGSGAAVKPGSMFTYHWEADRDAAPGPNDPSSIVWLYHSHVDAVTEVYDGLIGTVVVTKKGMERSPEDPRPKDIDKAFTTLFLIFNENDREIVKSGQTEAYDSPEEAEEGNLKHAINGFIFGNLQGLEVEQHDRVRWYLIGLGTEVDMHTAHWHGQTVLNAGKRTDVVELLPGTMVTVDMTAKTPGNWLYHCHVADHITAGMNTRWRVIPKR
- a CDS encoding ABC transporter permease; this translates as MNTPITNTNQHLVLRKLLRHRSAMIGASIILFFIAVAIFAPLIATHDPRHANVVERLKGWSDVNYLGTDGVGRDIFSRIVYGTRISLKVGFVAMTFSVGFGMLFGAIAGYYGGRIDNLIMRVMDMMLAMPSILLAMVIVTILGQSLTNAIIAVSIVYIPQYARILRAAVLKVRELDYVVAAKVIGASDNRILLTTVLPNCLAPLIVQATLGIGAAILDAAGLSFLGLGAEIGEPEWGAMLNENRKFIRRAPLAVTAPGIAIFLIVLGFNLLGDALRDALDPQLD
- a CDS encoding ABC transporter permease codes for the protein MLSYLLQRFLSIGLSLLAVSLLVFLMVHLIPGDAAVAILGERATEKALIELREEMGLDKPLYHQYAKFLWDVAHLDFGRSFKTKQPVIEEIKRYFPATAELTLAAMAFSIVFGIGAGVIAAISRGRFLDYFSMSISLAGISMPIFWLGLMLILLFSYFFPILPSTGRLDVILDLDIQSRTGFYLIDTLLMGNFAAFRNAIAHLILPAVTLGTIPLAIIARMTRSSLLEVLNQPYIMTAYAKGLSRWKVIGKHAMKNSMVPVLTIIGLEFGYLLGGAILTEHIFSWPGLGSWLRAAVEARDVRAVQGGVLFVATVFMFVNLIVDMLYAYFDPRIRIGDEAR
- a CDS encoding MBL fold metallo-hydrolase translates to MAYALEDEFGDIIGKARRGQDLSQSQAASAAGIREAELARMEQYTLKPTETQVFRLAEVLNLDGTKLLDIATEQWEPEPPPQRSDANLEVITISAPVGGWPVNAYLLICKTTNDAAIIDTAAHPDLVLEQLDAHNVNPAAILLTHAHSDHTDGLPKLQTATGCETYIHRNEPKPRSENRLHEVAHGDALTVGELMVNVVNTPGHTRGGCSFIAQDVAFVGDAIFAGSVGGPNISYQDEIDSVRDNLLSLPDAVRLFPGHGPSTTVGEEKLHNPFF
- a CDS encoding Uma2 family endonuclease; translation: MDIPKNGYEQAAISLAPLETDMTLEDFLESDLEGYEYMKGKLIPMAPPTMEHGEISMSLSLLLGVHIRENGLGRLYPADTDFKLGDRLVKPDVAFVSTARLPENRNQASPIAPDLAVEVVSPSDVFRRVIEKAFAYLEAGTQIVWIVEPTSQTVRVYRSETPIRVLGIKDTLTGEDVVDGFSCQVAQLFE
- a CDS encoding sugar phosphate isomerase/epimerase, producing MKLGLVTYNMAKDWDVPTIIEKCVETGFSGVELRTTHAHGVEVELSANERAAVKQQFADSPIEIAGLGSAFDYHAVDQAVVRQNIEGTKVYSQLAADVGAPGVKVRPNGLPEEVPVEKTLEQIGLALRECGEFAADLGVQIRLEVHGGGTSELRHIRTIIDVADHDNVYVCWNSNFGEVENGSIQKNFDLVKGRIGLVHITELHRREYPWRELFTLLRDSGYSGYTLAEIAGSSDPERVMNFYRALWEELSR